In one Silene latifolia isolate original U9 population chromosome 10, ASM4854445v1, whole genome shotgun sequence genomic region, the following are encoded:
- the LOC141608518 gene encoding bZIP transcription factor 44-like, whose protein sequence is MATSSNSSSMNQNSNSSSSSEEEMMQQVHQIVDERKRKRMQSNRESARRSRIRKQKHLDDLSLQVENLKKSNNQILNNINVTNQEFIRIESENSILRAQMLELSNRLESLNEINEVLGTNNHDYVGNNHGLGIYGDGIMNINQGHFGHDNVGLMMNNPWSMNQPIMASADMFQY, encoded by the coding sequence ATGGCAACATCATCAAATTCATCATCAATGAACCAAAACTCAAACTCAAGCTCATCATCAGAAGAAGAAATGATGCAACAAGTTCATCAAATCGTCGACGAAAGGAAGAGAAAAAGAATGCAATCAAACAGAGAATCAGCAAGAAGATCAAGAATCAGAAAACAAAAACATTTGGATGATTTAAGTTTACAAGTTGAGAATTTGAAGAAATCCAATAATCAGATTTTAAACAATATTAATGTTACTAATCAAGAATTTATAAGAATTGAATCAGAAAATTCAATTCTTAGAGCTCAAATGTTGGAACTTAGTAACAGATTAGAGTCTTTGAATGAGATTAATGAAGTTTTGGGTACTAATAATCATGATTATGTTGGTAATAATCATGGATTAGGGATTTATGGAGATGGGATTATGAATATTAATCAAGGGCATTTTGGTCATGATAATGTtggattaatgatgaataatcCCTGGAGTATGAATCAGCCTATTATGGCTTCTGCTGATATGTTTCAGTATTAA